The Leptospira mtsangambouensis genomic sequence TGAGACTGCGGGGAGAAGGGGATCTTTATGATTTTGAATCTTTACGTTGGCTTGAATCAGTTCCATTTGAATCTCCTACACCGCAGTCTTTACCAATCGATCCAAAAGTTGAAAATACCAATGGGCTCGGGCATCTATTTTTTTCTTCTGAATTAGAAGTGGCAAAAGAAACAAAGGCTGAGGTCAAACTTGGACGTTCTCTTGCGGCAAGATTACTCAAAAAATATCCTTTAGTGCGGGATACGGAATTAACAGGATACTTAAATGGAGTGGTCCAAAGATTGGCAGTTGTTTCTTCTCGAAAAGATTTGAGTTTTCGAGTTGGAGTCATTGAATCCTCGCAAATCAATGCCTATGCCTGTCCAGGAGGTTTTATTTTTATCACCACTGCTAGTTTAAAAAAAATCCAATCAGAATCTGAACTTGCTGGAATCATTGCACATGAAATGGGACACATTGTACTCTTTCACAATGGAGAATTCAAACAATCGAATGTATTTTTGGATATTCTTTCTGGGCTTTTGTCTCCGCCCGGTGGTGAGGTTGTGAATGCCGCAACTAGCCAGGTTTTGGATGAATTAGAAAAACAATTCTTCGAAACCGGCAGAGATATGAAATTGGAATTGGAAGCAGATGAAGCAGCTGTTGGTTTAACAAGCCAGTCTGGTTACTCACCAGTTGGGTTATCCAATTATCTGAACACTTTGTCCAAGTCTGAAGGAACCGAATCTTTCAAAAAAACTCACCCAGATACCACGATTCGTATTGCAAAACTAGTATTTTATGAATCCACTATTGGGATTGAAAATGGACCGATTCCGAAAGATCGTTGGAGTGAATTTAAGTCCAAACTAAAACCATGAAACAAAAAAAAATCCTGTTGCCGTTATTTTTGATGGTCATTGTTCCTACAATCATCATCGCCTTGCTATCGTTACTCGGTATTTCGCAAATTTTAGACAGAAAATTATCTGATTTATTTTTTCATTTGCTTCCATCACACCATCGTTTTTCCAAAGATATTGTCATCATTGACATTGATGAACAAAGTATCGCCAAATACGCAGATCACCCGGAGTTAGGGCAGTGGCCATGGAAACGAAATATTTATCCGACACTCATTGGTTATACCAAACTCATCACTCCACCAAAAGTTACCATCATCGATATCCTATTTACAGAAAGGTCTGACTATGATGAAGCTTTGGTTGCTGCGAATTTAAACTTGGGGGAAATTTCGCATGCTGCCAATTTTCGTGATGGAGGAATTGTCATTCCAAGGTTAGGTGAAGAAACTTTGATACAAAAGTTCAATGTTCCATTGCCAGATGATTCCCCATTCCCTCGTTATGAAAATGCATCTTTTCCAATAGGACAAGTCGGCGAAACTTCACCTATGATCCATGTTGTGAATGTAATTCCCGATAACGATGGAATCCTTCGCCGGTTCACTCCTTTCATTCGGTGGAAGAATTATTTTTTCCCAACGCTCGCCTTACAAGCATTTGTTTCATTTGAACCGTATCAAACTGAATGGAAAAATGGCAAGTTTTCGATCCAAAAAGCTGATACAATCCGAGAAATTCCATTGGGAAAAGATGGTTTGGTCAGAGCCTATTTTTATACTGAGGAAGAACTCCGAAATATCCCTCGTTATTCTGCTGCCGGGATCATAGAATCATTAAACCAACTCAATACAAGTGAAGTAGAAGATCCTAACCAACTCCTTGTCCCTCCCTCCGTATTCGAAAATAAAATTGTTTTAATTGGAACCTCTGCCGCTTCCACTCATGATGATGTTGTCACTCCTTACGGACTTTTTCCTGGTGTAATCGGTCAGGCTGTTTTTGCTTCCAACCTAATCGAAGGACATATGTTAGGTGAACTACCGGAAGCTTTTGGCATTGGATTCACTTTGTTTGTACTGATGATTGGAGTTCTTGTTCTTTTTATCAACCAATGGCATTTGCTGAAAAATATTTATCCAATTTTTGCAATATCAGTTTTTTTTGGTTTATTTTACTTTTTGTATAGAGTGGATTTGGTTTTACCAATTTCTTCTTTTGTAATTGGATTTCCCGTATCATATTTGTTAGGTTTTGCTTATCTCACTTATACAGAAGGAAAAGAGAAAAGAAAGTTTAACAGCATCCTTCGTAATTTAGTCGATCCAGGTGTTGTCAGTGAAGCATTGGAAAACATGGATTCTTTAAAAAAAGGAGGGGAGTGGGAGATCACTGCCTTTTTTTCCGATGTTGCGGGCTTTTCTTCGATCAGTGAAGAGTTAAGTGCCAGTGACCTAGCAAGATTACTCAATGAATATCTTTCCGCAATGACAAACGTCTTAAAATCCAATTCGGGAACTTTGGATAAATACATTGGAGATGCAATCGTTGGAATATTCGGTGCACCCATTCAAAACAAAGAACACCCAAGGCTTGCTTGTAAAACGGCTCTAGAAATGGTTTCTGAATTAGAAATTCTCAGGTCCACTTGGAAACAAAAAATGGATTATACAGAAACAGCCAGAAATATGAGCTTTCGGATCGGACTGAACTGTGGACCAGCTAAGGTTGGTTTTATGGGAACAAATAGCCTTGCTTCTTATACGATGATGGGAGATACAGTAAACCTTAGTGCTCGTTTAGAAGCAGCTGCAAAAGATTATGGAGTTTCCATTTTGGTTTCGGAAAGTATCGAATCCCTCTGCAATCAAGAATTCCACTTTCGATTTTTGGACTGGATTCGTGTAAAAGGAAAAGAAACACCTGTAAAAATTTATAGTTTAGTTTGTTTTCTTTCGGATCTTTCGTCACAAGTTCTTGAAGCCGAAAAAAAATACGAAGAGGGTTTTCAGTTTTACCTAAATCGGAATTGGGAAATGGCGATTCGTTCTTTTGAACAAGTTTCCGAAATTTATGGTAAAAAAGATATTCCAAGCCAACTTCTAATGGAGCGTTGTCAGTCTTTATTTAAAAACCCGCCACCTGTCGACTGGAATGGTGTGTATACTCGAACTTCAAAATAAATATTTATTTTTACTTAAATATTATAAATAAAAAAATACAAAGAATAGAACTAGATTTGAAAAGGAAAAAACAAAATGGGGAAAAGGGAAATCACATCGATTTGTTGGAAATTGACATTGGGTTTAGAATTGTTAACTTCAATCTTAGCCGTGCCAATTGCTGTTTTGTTTATTGTTTCTGGTGGAGAGTATAACTTTGAGAAGGCGGTATATGTGGTCCTGGGTGCCTCGATTTCGCTTACAATTTCCTATATTGTTCCGACCATTCGTTTTTTTCGCCTGCGTAATTTAATTACCGAAACCATTTCGGATAATTTTTTAAAAAAGACAATCGAAGAAAAACAAGAAATAAAAATTCGCCTCCTGAAATTTCCGAGAAATAATTCTGGTTATTTTCTTGTGCAGTGGTCTCTTGGAATTCCTTTTGCAGCTCTTATCACTTTTCTTTTTTTTACTCCAACTCTCGTGGAACTAATTCCTTATGCAGTTTTGCCCGTCATCATTTATCCAGTATTAGGTGTTTCTCATTTTTTTCTTACTGAGTTAAGGCTTGCGCCTGTTTTATCACAACCTGTTTTAAAAGACTTACCTCTGCCGTTAAAAGAAATTCCTCAAATTGGTATTTTCCCGAGAGTATTTTTTACAATGTTTGCTGTTTTTAGTATGAGTGTGACTACCCTTGGATACTTACTTGGTACCCAAGTCACAGGAATCATTCGATTACAAAATACGGGTATTACAATTGGTTTACTTGCTTTGTTCATTTGTATTGCAATTTATATTTTAACATCTTTGTTTGTCCGGGCATTAAAGTTTAACACAGACCAAATGGTAAAACGTTATGAGGGTCTTGCTATAGGAGATCTGCGTAATACTGTTGCGATGATTTCTACTGATGAACTGGGTTTAGGAAGTTTGTCCCTAAATTCATTTATCGAAAGTATTCGAAAGATCACAGCAGGTGTCATCAGTGAAGCGGAGCGAGTGAGTAGGGATTCCAAAGTGATTGCATCCCAAACACAAGGGTTGGCTCAGGCAATGATGGAACAGGCATCCTCAACAGAACAGATGTCAGCTGGAGTCGAAGAAATGTCAGCAAGCATTCGCTCCACGGCTACAAGTGCAAAAACACAAAATGAAATCACTCGTGCTTCCCTCCAATCGTTAATTGAAATGGAATCTGTGTTAGTTGATGTTCATTCTTCTATGGAACGAACAGAAGCGGAAACTAAAAAAATGGAAGAAGAAATTCGTTCTGGCCAAAATGCTTTACACTCAACTTTATCCGCTATGGAAGATATTGAAACCAGTGTCGAACATACAGCCGATGTGATCCAAGTCATCAGTGATATTTCCGATAAAATTGGACTTTTATCTCTCAATGCATCCATTGAAGCGGCCCGAGCAGGTGAAGCTGGGCGTGGCTTCGCCGTAGTGGCCAGCGAAATTTCAAAACTTGGTGAACAAACACTGCAGAATACAAAACGAATTTTAGAAGCAGTAGAAAAAGCATACGAAGCTTCTAAGTCGGGAAGGTCCGCTGTGTCCAATACAGAAAAAACATTTTCGCAAATCGGCACGGCAGTGGAAACAACAGTGCAACTTATCAAGGTGTCTTCTGAAATGACCAAGAAACAAACGTTTATTGCAAAAGATGTAAAGGAAGGTTTTGGAAATTTAACACGTTCCGCACTGGAGATAGAACAAAATACAGAAGAACAGGCACGTACTTCATTTGAGTTGTCTCATAGCATTGCATCCATATCGGAAGGAACAGAATATCTGAATCAATTTGTTGGTGAAATTGACAAACTTTGTTCCACCCTTTCGGACCAAGCAAACAATCTAAAACGAGATATTGGTTTTTTCCAAATTTAATTTTTTAGACTGGGGCGCATCGCCTAACGGCGACCGCGCTTTACGCTCCAATCTTTTGCTTTGCAAAAGGATTTCCGCTGCAATCGCTTGCGCATTCTATTGATCAAATGAGCTTTTGATTTTACCTTGCAGATACAAAACAGCAGACCCACCAATGGAGACTCGTTCCTCTTGGAGTTCGATAAAAAATTTTGCTCCTCTACTTGATTTCTGTAAGGATCTAAATTTGTTCTTTTTTAATCTCTCGGCCATAAAGGGAGTCAGGCTACAGTGGGCTGAGCCTGTAGCAGGGTCTTCTGGTATTCCAAGTCCTGGTCCAAAAAATCGAAATTCATAATCTATTTTCTCCAAACCAGAATCATTGATCCAAACTGCTATATAACCTCTGTTTGTTTGTATTTTGGTTAGTTTTGAAAAATCTGGAACCAAACTTTCTATATCTGATTTTGTTTGATACACAAAGATGGTATCCTTTCCCTCCCAAATTTCATCTGGTTCTTTACCGAGGATAGAGTTTATTTCTTTGGGATCGATCGTTTTGCTTTTATGAAATTTTGGATAGGTTGGGAAATTGAGATAAATCAAATTTTCTTTGATCACTATGGGGAGTGGTCCCGATTTAGATAAAAACTGAAATTCATTTCGTTTTTCTTCATAATGATTTTTCAAAACATAAGCTGCTGCTAAAGTTGCATGCCCGCAAAGATCAACTTCGACAAGAGGTGTAAACCAACGGATTCGATAATCACTTCCTTCTTTGACAAGAAAGGAGGTTTCTGAAAGATTATTTTCCTTTGCTATGTTTTGCATCCACTTGTCTTCGGGCCACTCAGAGAGGACTAACACTGCTGCTGGATTTCCTGAAAACAAAGAATTCGTAAATGCATCTACAATCAATAGGTTTTGGTTCATGAATTGATTCTATCAGAAAGCCAAAATTAGGAAAGGATACAGTTGTACAATTTGAAAGTATACAGTTGTCGATTTGTTCGTTGAATATTAGGAAAATTTCCTATTGGGAAAGGCTAATGGCAGTTCTTTTGACAATATCACAAATGAAAGCATCTAAATCTGTTGCAGACTTTCGTAAGTGTGAATAAATTTCTTTTGTTGTTTCTTCTTGCATTCCCGATTCCAAAAGATTCACAAGGCCAAGGATATTCGAAAGAGGGCTTCTGATTTCATGTGATTGGATTCTTGCAATTTCTTTTAATTCGTAAATTTGTTTTTTGATTTTTTGGTCAGCCAATACTTTTTCTGTGATGTCCACAATGATTGCTGAAACGTAATTTGTTTGGTTGACAACAAAACTATTTAAACTCACTTCCACTAAAATTTCGGTTCCATCTTTTTTCACTGCTGTCGTCACCTGGTCTTTGCCGATTCGCATCGGCCTAGGTGATTGGAAATACCCTTCGATCATACGATCATGACCACCTCTGTGCTGAAAGGGTACGAGGAGTTCTACCGATTGGTTGATGAGTTCTTCTTTTGGATAACCAAAGGTATTTTCTGTTTCTAAGTTGCAGTGAATGATTTTTCCTTTTGAGTCGACAATGAGAATTGCATTTGGTGCTGATTCTATTAGATTGCGAAACTTCTGTTCACTTTCCGAAAGAGCTATTTCCATTTTCTTTTTAGAGTCGATATTCTTTGCACGTAGGCAGACTCCTAAAAGATTTTTGTCCTTATCATAAGTTGGAGTCATTTTGTATTCATACCAAATGGAAATTTGGTTGAGACTGGCGAGTCTTTCGATGGTAACACTTTCACCACGAACTGCTGTTTGGAAGAGATCAAAAAATACTTCTTTGTCGGAAGAGGTGACAAAGTTCCGATAGTCATCACCAATTTTTAGAATCTTTCCAGAGTATGCTTGGATGGTCATACCTAGATTTTGATTGAAGGCTAGTACGGAATAATTGGTTCCCATTAGTACAATGGCATCTGTGGAATTATCTAATACCATTTGTGCATAATTGACTGGATGAATGGAAATCATTTTTATTACAAAGTTTCAGTTCTGTCGGGAACGTAAATCAGAAAAAGGGTAGTTGAATCTTTTACAAGGGAATGGATATGATTCTAGAATGAATTGTTCATGATTCGGTTTTCTGAAAATCAGATGCTTTTGATTTTGTCTATGGATTGGTCTTATCCAAATTCTTTCTTATTAAAATTGATAAAAATATACCTTCATTTTTAAAAAAAAAATGATCGCCAAGCGAGAATTATGTGATGTTATTATGTTTGTGTTTGGAGATTACTTTAGTTTGTTTTTGATCCGAAGGGTTGTTTTTTATGATTCAAAGAATTTTAGATAAAGAATATGAATTCATTTAGAAAGATTTTTTTATTTTTCATTTGTTTTGTATTTTTAAACCAATGTATTTTGTTTCTAGAAAAGGAAGAAGTTGGGGAGGCAGAAAAACAATTATTAGGGGTATTTTTTCTTTTTGATTATTTTTCTCCATTTGGATTAAAACAACAACAATCCATAAAGTATTCTGAAACTGAAGCATTCTTATTTGGTGGGAACAGTCAAAAATCGTATGCAACATCCAATGTTTACAGATTAACAGAAAACCAAGTTTCTTTTCTGGGAGTTATGAATCATCAGAGAGTCCAACATGAAGTTGTCCTTTTGCAAAATGGAAAGGTTTTGATAGTTGGTGGTTATGACGGTCGGTTCATACTTTCTGATTCAGAAATATTTGATCCATCGAACCTTTCCTTCCAGATGACTTCACCAATGAATGTACCAAGAACATACCATACTGCCACAGTTTTAAATGATGGAAGAGTTTTAGTAACAGGTGGTTTCGGAAAACAATCTGAAAAATTGAAGTCTGCAGAAATTTTTCATTCAAATTCAAATTCTTTTGAATCAATTAGTGATATGAATGTATCTCGGAGAAGACATTCAGCAACCTTGTTGCAAAATGGAAAAGTATTAATTGTGGGTGGCGATGGGCTAAACACAACTTTGTTATCTGCAGAACTTTTCGATCCTACCACCAATACCTTTTCACTCGTGGGCCAATCAATGTCTATTGGGCGTTCCAATCATACTGCAAATTTATTGGAAAACAATCGGGTTTTGTTTACGGGAGGATATTCCTTTGATGCAAACGGTGTTTATTCCTATTCCAATTCTCTGGAAATTTATGATTATGGAACAGGGAACTTTACTGTCATCGGAAATATGGGTGAAACTCGCGGAGGGCATGGTTCTGTAAAAATAAACGCAAACGTAATCATTTGCGGCGGTGGCAGATTTGAAAACAGTTCTTACATAGAACCAATGGATTGTTATAAGGTCTCAAACTCAGGAGTGATTAACAAAGAATCTTACCAGTTACAAGTTCCAAGGGTATTATTTGTTTTTGAACAATTGGGAAATTCCATCATCGCTTGCGGTGGTGAAAATCAATCGGGGCAGATTCGAAGTTGTGAAGGAAAGACAAATGGTTCCTTTGTTTATTTGAATGGCCAACTATAGGGGGGTTTTTCGAAGCCATTGGAAAAAGGAAAGGTTGTTATGGGGCGGGCATTGTTAAATACAAGCAACTAATGATGGTATGGTGTTTTTAGGTAAGGAGCAAGGGGTGAATCGGATGATGTATGTGGAAGGGGATCCAATGAAATTTGATGATCCAAGTGGATAAAATAAATGGATACATATGTTTAATCGGATTGTTGGGCATTTTATAAGGTAAGAATTTTGGGGATAAGGGAGGAAGTTTTATCTCTTATAAAGTTAGGGATGGAGTCAATAACTATAAAATGTATAATAAACTTTTTGGGAAATTTGACAATTAGTATGGTCGTGTTGTAGGAAGAAATAAATATATTAATACTGCAAATTATCACTTAAATTTAGTTGTTGCAGCCTATAGTATGAGTGATGATTGCAAGAAACAATTTGGAAAAGCTGGCTGCGTAATAATTTTAAATTTGAATGGCATTCAAATGGAATCTTCGATGCTTAGATAAGAAACAAATTCTGGCCCATTTAAAGGGATGTGAGATTGGAAAATTAGACCTGACAATGAAAACAGTAGTAGAGTTGAAAACGATTCAGCAAAGGTAATATGTCTGAGTTATTTTCAAGGTCGAGCAAGCACTATTCCAACGGAACAAGTTTGTGCTGCAGGTAAGGTATGTGCATTCACTGCTTCATCATCAAAATCTTTTCCATCAGCAGCAAATAATGATGGATACTTCAAAAGATGAGTTAACTATTTTCAGCTTTTGTAAACGATCTATCTTTTACGGTAATAGATTTGTTATAAGGAAATTTAATGAAATTGACAAAAATGGTGAGATTATTGTATTTCACAATATTTATAACTGGTTGTACTAATAATAGCGAAGAGCAGTGTAAGGAGAATGCGAAGAATTCATTTAATGATTTTTGCATCAAAGGCCTATTACTAGCACCTTCTTTAGATCCTAAAGACCCAAGCTTTGATTTGCCTATGTCGCTATTCTTATAAAATAAGTCAGTGTAAAAACAAAAAAGGCATGGTTGATTTTTGAACCTACCAGGTATCATGCTCCTATTATTTTTCATGTTCAATAATTGTAATTCAATTGATCGATATCTACAGAATAGGACAAGAGATGCAGTCGATATTCCTGTTTTAGGCGTTGAAGAAAAAATATATGGTTTCTCTGCTTGGGTTTGGTGCTTTGGAGGAGGAATGCAGTATGCTAAAAATGGAATGGGTATTGGTATTAGAAGTGGAGTTGTCGGAAATTACAAAACTGGAGGAAAAGGAGGAAGTATTTATGTAGCTACATTTGAAAATTCAAATTTAGCTTTAAGTCAAGGAAATTCATTAATAGTATTGAATTCGAATTCTCATCTTCCTAAAGCAGATAAAATTAGATCTAATAAAAAAGCATTTTCAAAGTTTAATACTAATATAATCTTTCCGCTAGGAGCATCGAAATCATCCTCCGGTGAAATTCAATCCAAATGGTGCGATTCTCCAGTTTCTGTTGAGGTTTCCTTTGGAATCTATTATGAATTTCGACTTGGTATGAATTTTTCTGAAGCTTTCGACTTTTTGCTTGGGTTTACTACTATAGATATGCAAGTGGATGATGACATTGAATAATCGCGTCAAGAAATACTCTCAATTATTTGAACCCCATCAAAACTATAACAATTAACTAGTTAAGTTGATTACTAATAGAATGGAACTGGTGGGCCAATGCTACAAGAATGCGACCACCTCTGATAATAGGTTACTTTCTCTAAAAATCAATGGTAATAAACATTCTAACTGCGAGAAGGATACGGAGGGCTTGGTCCGAAGGACGGGAGCGAAAGCGGACCCCGAAGTAGCCTGGTCCCGACAAACACAGATAAATTGGTCGCCAACCGGTGGAAAAGAGAGAATTTCTAGTTTTGGTCTTCGGGACTCGCCCTCACGTTCTGTTCGATGTTTAGATCACAAAACTGTTCGATCCCCAGCTTTGTTCTGTTAGATGGATTTTGTTGTGATGATTGAACTGGTGCCCCAGGAGGGAATCGAACCCCCACTGTCGGTTCCGAAGACCGATGTTCTATCCGTTGAACTACCAGGGCATGGTGACGGGATGTAATGTCAGGATAGGGGGACCCTGTGTTCGGGCAAATGATTTTTTGGATGAGAAAGGCTCATCCGAATGATATAGATGGAGAGGAGAAGGGTCCAGCCAATCAGAAACAATCGCAGGAATAAAAATACATAGTAAATAGGTTTGGGTTCACCAGGAACGATAAAGATCGTTAGGTCATTGGCAGTAATGATTTGTGAGCCTGGGAATTTTTTGCGAATGGAATCAAAGGCTTTTCGAAAATCACCAAGACGTTCGGACGGATCCAAGTGAAAATCATTGGTATAACGTAAGGAACCTTCGTCACCAAAAGCATAGAAGTGGGATTCCCAACCCAAAAATCCAAATTCTGCGGGAAGAGAGCCGGGAGGGTTTTTGACAAAAAAATAAACTGTGCCACGATCGTAGGCAAAGGAAGGGATCTGTCCTTCGAGTCTGAGTTTGTCTTTTGTAAATCCATCTTCATAAAAATCCGACCAATCCCCCCATTGGTATACAGTTCCTGTTTCTTCTTTCCAAAGAAAACCTCCTAAACTGGGGAGACTTTCTAAGGAGGTTACAAACGAATCCAACTTTTTGGTTTTTTCTTTGGCATCAGTTTTTGTCATGGATTCAGAACGAAGTAGGTTTTTTAATTGGATGCGAAGTTCTCTCACCTCAGAAGCATTGGCTTCCAAAATTCTTTTGCGAATTTCTGTTTCCTCTTTGCGGAATGGGTTTGAAAAAACAACTTCAGAGAGAGAATAAATCAATTCAGTCAATGGTTCTTGTGAATCTCCCTTCGTTTGGGCAGAAATGGACCAGGCACCCATTGTGGCATAGACGAGGAAGATAAAAAAATAGATTCTCATCTCTTTACCTATCGGCCAATTTGGGAAGAATGATGAACTGTCCCATCTGCGAAGCCCATAAAAATGAAAGCCAAATCCTTTTTCAAAATGAAGATTGGATCCTAAGAAAAGCGGACCAAAACCTAGAAGGGTATTTGTATATGGAACATAGCAGACATCTGGAATCTTGGTTTGGATTGTCTTTGTCTGAGTTTGAAAACTATGGAAGGGCTCTTTACAAAGCCACAGAGATCTTAAAAAAACAGGAACCTGAAAAAATGTACATTGTGGCCATTGCGGAAAAAGTTCCTCACTTACACGTACATTTGATCCCTAGGTATGAAAACCAAGAGAAAGGAATCGATCATATCGCAAAAGCCACAGGCCCTGGATTTCCTCGGCCCATGTAAAAAAACGATTAAAAAAGAATAGGTTTTTTACAAATCTTACTTACAATCCTTGGTTGTGGTTTTAGAAAGACATCCAACCAACCAAGTTCCCAAATACTCGATTAGCGATCTGACCGATTTACAGGAACGTTTTTTTCTTTTACAAAGAGAGAGTGCCAAACAAAAAATCGCTCATATCTTTCTCATCGAAGGTTTTGCTTCCACAGGCAAAGGTTCGATTTTACAATCATTGACCATTCGTTTGGATCCAAGGAAGTTTAAAGTATACTCTCCTTATGTAGACCAATCTGAAGATAGAGGATATCCTTTTCTTTGGAATTTTTGGAGAGTGGTTCCCAGGTATGGGGAGTTTTTGTTTTATCTCAATACATACTACAGTCGTCTGGCTTATTTGCGTTCTGAAAAAAAAATAAACCTAGCCGAATATGATCACCGATTGTTATCCATTTTGAATACGGAAAGAATTCTTTCCAAAGATAAAATTATCGTTCACAAATTCTTTTTGCATATTTCTAAAAAAGATCAAAAGAAACGATTAGAAGATTCTAAAAAGAAAAAAAAGGAATGGGAATTGTCTCGGTTTGACAAAGACCAAGGGGAACATTACAACCGTTACTTCGATATTTTTGATTCTATTTTAAGTTCTTCTCGAACCATTGATTCTCCTTGGCAAATCATTTCCTGTGAAAAAAAAGACGACACAAAACTTCTCGTTTTTGAGGCAATCTTAGAACGTTTGGAAAGGATCTTAGAATTTGATTCAAGAAGCGCATTACAGTCTATCAATCACGGTATGGAGCTCATTCCATGAAATCAAATTCAATACAAAATCGTACCCTACACTTACAACAGTTAGATATGAAACAAAATCTATCACCTGACGAGTACCAAACGAAGATGAAAGTTTTGAAAAATAGAATTAGGGAACTCACTTTTCTTTCAAAGGCAAAAGACAGACCCATACTTTTTGTTTTCGAAGGTTGGGATGCGGCAGGAAAGGGAGGTTCGATCCGAAGGCTCACCCAAGAAATTGACCCGCGTTTATTTGAAGTACATAATATTTCTGCACCTAATGCAGAAGAGATCCAACACCACTACCTTTGGCGTTTTTGGAATCGAATTCCTAAAAAAGGACATGTTGGAATTTTTGATCGGTCC encodes the following:
- a CDS encoding HIT family protein, translating into MNCPICEAHKNESQILFQNEDWILRKADQNLEGYLYMEHSRHLESWFGLSLSEFENYGRALYKATEILKKQEPEKMYIVAIAEKVPHLHVHLIPRYENQEKGIDHIAKATGPGFPRPM
- a CDS encoding LIC13411 family adhesin, with protein sequence MNLPGIMLLLFFMFNNCNSIDRYLQNRTRDAVDIPVLGVEEKIYGFSAWVWCFGGGMQYAKNGMGIGIRSGVVGNYKTGGKGGSIYVATFENSNLALSQGNSLIVLNSNSHLPKADKIRSNKKAFSKFNTNIIFPLGASKSSSGEIQSKWCDSPVSVEVSFGIYYEFRLGMNFSEAFDFLLGFTTIDMQVDDDIE
- a CDS encoding polyphosphate kinase, which produces MVVVLERHPTNQVPKYSISDLTDLQERFFLLQRESAKQKIAHIFLIEGFASTGKGSILQSLTIRLDPRKFKVYSPYVDQSEDRGYPFLWNFWRVVPRYGEFLFYLNTYYSRLAYLRSEKKINLAEYDHRLLSILNTERILSKDKIIVHKFFLHISKKDQKKRLEDSKKKKKEWELSRFDKDQGEHYNRYFDIFDSILSSSRTIDSPWQIISCEKKDDTKLLVFEAILERLERILEFDSRSALQSINHGMELIP